From the genome of Phyllostomus discolor isolate MPI-MPIP mPhyDis1 chromosome 12, mPhyDis1.pri.v3, whole genome shotgun sequence, one region includes:
- the LOC114490124 gene encoding protein C19orf12 homolog: MTSEEFQPVPQILMELTPTEQEKLYNQFMAIVRGLDGTDAVTLTKLVMGRVDLKEKLINMVAGFLTEELKAKVQYGY, encoded by the coding sequence ATGACGAGTGAGGAGTTCCAGCCTGTCCCTCAGATCCTAATGGAGCTGACGCCCACTGAGCAGGAGAAGCTGTACAATCAGTTCATGGCCATCGTCAGGGGCCTGGATGGGACAGATGCTGTGACGCTGACCAAGCTGGTCATGGGCAGAGTGGACCTGAAGGAAAAGCTCATTAACATGGTGGCGGGCTTCCTCACCGAGGAGCTCAAGGCCAAGGTGCAGTACGGCTATTAA
- the LOC114490147 gene encoding protein C19orf12 homolog, giving the protein MPVAMGDVMRLLGSISEEKKMRAAVKHSGRGAVVTGAVAFVGGLLGGPPGLAVGGAVGGLLGAWMTSGQFQPVPQILMELPPTEQQKLLREFTAIVRGLDGMDAVQLVALVMGSEALKEQLLAMLVGYVTRELGAEVRYGD; this is encoded by the exons ATGCCCGTGGCAATGGGAGACGTCATGAGGCTGCTGGGCTCCATTTCcgaggagaagaaaatgagagcGGCCGTCAAACACTCCGGGCGGGGCGCTGTGGTCACCGGCGCCGTGGCCTTCGTCGGTGGCTTGCTTGGTGGCCCCCCAGGACTAGCTGTTG GGGGCGCCGTCGGGGGGCTCTTGGGGGCCTGGATGACGAGTGGGCAGTTCCAGCCTGTCCCTCAGATCCTCATGGAGCTGCCGCCCACTGAGCAGCAGAAGCTGCTCCGTGAGTTCACGGCCATCGTCAGGGGCCTGGACGGGATGGACGCGGTGCAGCTGGTCGCTCTGGTCATGGGCAGCGAGGCGCTGAAGGAGCAGCTGCTGGCCATGCTGGTGGGCTACGTCACCAGGGAGCTCGGGGCCGAGGTGCGCTACGGCGATTAG